TTTCTTTGTTTTTTATTTTGATAGTAGAATGTTCAACTAAGGTGTTGTTTTTATTACTTGAAATATTAAAGATATATTCATTATTAGAATCTAAATCTATATTAATTGTGCTGTTACTTATTTTACAATTAGAATCTCTAAAGTCGAAACTATAGTAAGCTTTCACGGTGTTTTTTTCTATTAAACAATTTTCTAGCTCTAAAGAAGAATCATTCAGATTAATAATACAGCCTTCAAAATCATTATTAATTATTTTTACGTTATCCATAAAAATATTGCTTTTGGAAACATATAAAGCGCTTCTAGAACAGTTTGTTATTGTAGAATTTAGTATTCTAATACTGTTAGAATTATTATTTATATAAAAACCATATTTACCACTACCATCTATAATACAATTATTAAATGTTATATTATTTGAATTCCATATACCGTATACAGGCGCTTCACAAAACGTTTCTTTTACATTATGCACAGCATGTATATTGTTAATTTCTATATTATTACAATTTGTAAAATCAACAACGTCTGAATGCGTATCGTTGGAAACAAAATAAACTCCTTTTTCTGCAATAAATTTAATATTTGAATAACCTTTAATAGATAGCTCTCCATAATCTACCGTGATTTCTTTATCTGATGCCTCAAACTTGTGGTAAGATATTTTAGAAAAATTATAAACTCCTTTTTTTATATGAATAGTTTTATTGTCTTTAATGCTATCTAAAAAAGAATATATTTTAATGTCCTCAACATCATTATCATTATATAAAGTATCTTGATAATTGGTTGTTTTTTGTAAGCTACTCCAGGTATAATTATTGGTCGTATCTTTAAATTTTAAAGACCTTAAGTATATTGAATCGCCAAAATGAGAAGTATTTCTTTTACTATAATCTTTTTTATTGAGTATAGGGTATTCTGCAAAACTTTTATCTTCTTGAAGAATAAATTCAGGTTCATAATATTCGTCATAATCCATCGATTCTATTGAATCTAGTTCTTGTAGTTTAAAATGTAAAGTACGTTTCCAATTGGTTAATCTTCTTTCATCTTTGAATTTTAAGATTAACTGGTTGTTCTCAAAATAAGCTTTATCTAAATAGTTGTCTTTGTTAAAGGTAAATTCATTTTGATAATAAAGACCTTCTTCTGAGTTTAATTGAA
This genomic stretch from Tenacibaculum sp. Bg11-29 harbors:
- a CDS encoding right-handed parallel beta-helix repeat-containing protein; this translates as MNFKYLALLSYFILSISCKKNKSNIEHKVKETIVQGAPKPNEATKKRIDTLYYNENWDTTTKDKASFFRPLNFLKKDDLWIIRDYYITGELQYEAYSKNKIEKIWEGDAIWFEKNGAISQQTRYFRGIEITGDNKNEIEQEKMYETYDIEKIAGEVLKSKETGYILNDTIPDNLFLFNDDYTDVIPNKRLIIQLNSEEGLYYQNEFTFNKDNYLDKAYFENNQLILKFKDERRLTNWKRTLHFKLQELDSIESMDYDEYYEPEFILQEDKSFAEYPILNKKDYSKRNTSHFGDSIYLRSLKFKDTTNNYTWSSLQKTTNYQDTLYNDNDVEDIKIYSFLDSIKDNKTIHIKKGVYNFSKISYHKFEASDKEITVDYGELSIKGYSNIKFIAEKGVYFVSNDTHSDVVDFTNCNNIEINNIHAVHNVKETFCEAPVYGIWNSNNITFNNCIIDGSGKYGFYINNNSNSIRILNSTITNCSRSALYVSKSNIFMDNVKIINNDFEGCIINLNDSSLELENCLIEKNTVKAYYSFDFRDSNCKISNSTINIDLDSNNEYIFNISSNKNNTLVEHSTIKIKNKEKLSKEKSPKLRFIDCTFKEM